Below is a genomic region from Streptomyces roseoviridis.
GCTGACGCAGGCGGCCACGATGGTGTGGCAGGCGGTGGACACGCAGGCGGACACGGCCTCGGAGGCGTACCGGGCGACGGAGCTGGAGCTGCGGCGGCGGACCGACGAACAGCTGGCGGCGCTCCTCGACGAGTTGCTCGGCGACCGCCCGCAGGCCGCGGAGGTGGTGGCGCGGGCGGCGGCGGGCCTGGACCTGCCGGAGCACGGCCGGTACGCGGTGGTGGTGCTGCGGCAGGACCGGCGCGAGGTGCCGGAGCCGTTCCACCGGCGGGTGCGGGGGGCGGGGGTGCGGTTCCTGTGGCGGATGCGGGCGCACTGCGAGATCGGGGTGGCCTCCCTCGCCGACGGCACCGACCTGGACGCGCTGTCGGACCTGTTGCAGGGCCGCTGCCCGGGTCCGGGCGGGATCAGTCCGGTGGTGACCGGGCTCGCGGAGCTGGGGCGGGCGCGGCGGCTGGCGGAGCTGGCCCTGCGCACGTGCCCGCCGGACTCGCACGAGATCGTGCGGCTGGACCGGCGGATGCCGGGCGCGCTGGTGGTGAGCCAGCCGGAGATGGCGGGCCTGCTCGTGCACGACGTCCTCGGCGGTCTGCTCGAACTGGATCCGGCGGACCGGGCGGTGCTCCTGGAGACGCTGGACGTGTGGCTGGACTGCGAGGGTTCGGCGGGCCGTGCGGCGGGGCGGCTGTACTGCCACCGCAACACGGTCTTCAACCGCCTGCGCCGCCTGGAGCAGCTGACGTCGAGGTCGCTGTCCCGGCCCCGGGACCTCACGGAGATGACGCTGGCCCTGGACGCCTTCCGCCTGACCTCGGCGGGGTGATCCCCGGGGTGGCCGGGGCTGGCAGGATGCCCGGGTGACGACGATGACGAACACCCGTACGAGCCGGGGCGCCCGGCGCCTCGGGGGGCTGCTCCTGACGGCCGGCCTGCTGGCGGTGGCGGCTCATCCGCTCGGTTCCCGGGCAGCCGACTCCACCCGGCTCCTGGTCCTGGTCTCCGCGTTCGAGTACCGGTGGCCGTGGGCCCTGACGGCCTCGCTGCTGCTGGGCACCGGTGCCTGGCTGGCGATCCGCCGGAACGCGATACGGGTGACGGCGGTCTTCCTGTGCGGGGTGGCGGCGGCCGGGGTGCTGGGCTTCCGCCTGCTGCTGTTCCCGCTCCTGAGCGGTGACTGGGAGGAGACCGACCGCCGGGCCGCCCCGCACCACGCGCAACGTCACCTCGTGGTGGAGCGCGGCTCCGCGATGATCGACCCGCTGTGGCGGGTCTCGGTCGTCGACGGCCCGCCCCTCACCGCCCACCACTGGCCCGCCGGCTCCTTCAACGGCGATGATCCGGCCCACGCGCTCGTCGACGTCACCTGGTCGGATCCGGACACCCTGAGCTTCACGACCGGCGACGGCGGCGTGACGACCGTCCGCCTCGACCGGGACACGGGCAGGCCGGAGCGGGAGGTCTCCCGGCCGTAGCGCGACGCGGGCGGTCGTCGGGCTCCAGGGCTCCCTGACGCCGGACGCCGGCCCCGGGACGCCGAGCCCCCGGGCTCCCCGGCCTCCGGGCTCCCCGGCCTCCGGGCCGGACGCACCCCCGGGCCGGCCGCGGCCCTGAGGCCGCATCGGGATCGGCCTTGGGGGTCGCGTCGGGGCCGGCCCGGGGAGCGCGTCGGGGGCGACCCGGAGGGCGTCGGGGTCAGCTCAGGAAATCGCGGGCGATGTTCGCCGAGACCTCTTCCAGGAGCGGGCCCGCGTTGGGGATGGACTTGGCCGGGTCCGGCTCCAGGTCGCTGAGCGGGTAGGCGCGGCGGATGCCGGCGGCGCCGAGGCTCTCCTGCGGGAGGGCGAGGCGGCCGCAGACGGCGACGACCTCCTTGCCGGCCGCGCGGGCGGCCGCGGCGACGCCCGCCGGGGCCTTGCCGTGGAGGGTCTGCTCGTCGAGGGAGCCCTCGCCGGTGATGACCAGGGTGGCGCGCTCCAGGGCCGGGGCGAAGCCGAGGACCTCCAGCATGAGCTCGATGCCGGGGCGGAAGCTCGCGCCGATGAGCAGGGCGCCGTAGCCGATGCCGCCGGCGCCGCCCGCGCCCGGGGAGGCGGCGAGCTCGGCGGCCTTGGGGCCGATCGCCTCCTCCAGGATCCGCGCGTAGTGCCCGAGGGCCGCGTCCAGGGTCTCGACGTCCTCGGGTGAGGCGCCCTTCTGCGGGCCGTACACCGCCGCGCAGCCCTTCGGGCCGGTGAGCGGGTTGTCCACGTCGCTGGCGAGGACGAGGTCGACGTCGGCGAAGCGCGGGTCGACGCCCGACAGGTCGGCGGAGGCCAGCTCGGCGAGAGCCGCGCCGCCGGGGCCGACGGGCTCGCCCGAGGCGTCGAGGAAGCGGGCGCCGAGCGCGGCGAGCATGCCGGCGCCGCCGTCGGTGGTGGCGCTGCCGCCGACGCCGAAGACGATCGTGGTGGCGCCGGCGTCGAGGGCCGCGCGCAGCAGCTCGCCGGAGCCGTAGGTGGTCGCGGTGAGGGGGGCGAGGTCCTCGGCCGGCAGGAGCTGGAGGCCGGACGCCTCCGCCATCTCCACAACGGCCGTGGTCCCGCGCAGCGCGAACGCCGCCGTGACGGGCTCGCCGACCGGCCCGGTCACGGTGACCTCGCGCCGTTCGAATCCGGCCGCGACGGCCGCCGCGACGGTGCCGTCGCCGCCGTCCGCGACGGGCAGCGTCTCCACCTCGAGCTCCGGGACGACCCGTCGCAGTCCTGCTGTGACCCGCTCCGCGACCTGTACGGCCGTGAGCGAACCCTTGAACTTGTCGGCCGCGACGAGCACGCGTGCGACCTCAGTTACTGCTCCGTCCGTCACCTTGCATCCCTTGCTTTCGAACAGGCAGTCGCGCCGAGGCCGACCCTATCCGTAGCGCAAGACGGCGTGCCACCCCCGGATAAGGCGATATTCCGCCCCATAGTGGGGCCGCATGAGCACGGAACCGATCGATCACCTCCCCGGCACGGGCCCCCGTCCCGCCGAGGGCCGCCCCGACACCAAGGTCATCGGCATCGGGATGGCGGCCGTCGTGGCGGTGGTGGGATGGGCGGCGCTCGGCGGGGACTCCTTCGACGACGCCTCCTCCTCGGCCCTGGACTGGGTCCTGTCCGATTTCGCCTGGCTGTTCGTGACGGCCGCCGACGCCTTCCTGGTGCTGTGCGTGGTGATCGCGCTCAGCCGCTTCGGGCGGATCCGGCTCGGCGCGGACGACTCGGAGCCGGAGTTCACGAACCTGGCGTGGATCGCGATGATGTTCAGCGCGGGGATGGGCATCGGGCTGATGTTCTACGGGGTCGGGGAGCCGCTCCAGCACTATCTGGACCCGCCGCCGGCGACCGGCGTGCCGCCCCGGTCCGGCGCCGCGGCGCGTACCGCCCTGGAGTACTCCTTCTTCCACTGGACGCTCACCCCGTGGGCGATCTACGGCATCGCCGGTCTCGCCCTCGCCTACGCGGGCTTCCGCAAGGGCCGCGGCAACACGCTGAGCGCCGCGTTCGTGCCGCTGATGGGCGAGCGCAGGGCACGGTCCTGGCCGGGCAGGACGATCGACCTGCTGGCGGTGTTCGCGACCGTCTTCGGCACCGCGACCAGCCTGGGCCTGGGCGCGCTCCAGGTGGCGGAGGGCCTGAACCTCACCGTGGGCGTGGAGCCGTCCACCACCACCGAGCTGGTCATCATCGTGTCGCTCTCGGCGGCCTTCGTGCTGTCCGCCTTCTCCGGGCTGCACAAGGGCGTGAAGTGGCTGTCCACGCTGAACATCGTGCTCGCCGCCGCTCTGATGCTCTTCGTGTTCCTGCTCGGTCCGACCGTGTACGTCCTCGACACCGTCCCGGCCTCGGTCGGCGGCTACCTGCACCAGCTGCTGCCGATGGCGAGCCGCACGGGCGCGTTCTCGGACCGGGCCTGGCTCGGCGCCTGGACGATCTTCTACTGGGCCTGGTGGCTGTCCTGGGCGCCGTTCGTCGGCACGTTCATCGCCCGGATCTCGCGCGGCCGGACGGTCCGCGAGTTCCTCGTCGGGGTGCTGCTCGTGCCCTCCGGCGCCACGGTGATCTGGTTCTGCGTGATGGGCGGCACCGCGATCCGGCTGGACTCCACGGGCGCCGCCGACCTGGCGGGCGCGGTGCGGGACGGGGCGGAGGCGTCGCTCTTCGCGATGCTGGACGCGCTGCCGATCGGGACGGTCACCTCGTACGTGGCGATGCTGCTGGTCATGACGTACTTCGTGACCAGCGCCGACTCGGCCTCGCTGGTGATGGGCTCGCTGACCAGCCGGGGCGCGCTGCATCCGCCGACCTGGCTGGTGGTCGCCTGGGGCGTCCTGATGGCCGCGGTCGCCGCCGTGCTGCTGGTGGCGGGCGGTCTGAACGCGCTCCAGACGGCGACCATCCTGGTCGCGCTGCCCTTCGTGCTCGTGATGCTGGGGCTGTGCTGGGCGCTCCTGAAGGAGCTCCGCGCGGACCCGGGCGCGGGCCCGTCCCGGCACGGCGCGCCGCACGGGGTGCGGGACGCGGTGCGGGCGATGGTGGGCGACGCGGACACCGTGCGGGGCGCCTCGCGCCACCACCGGCTGCGCCGGGCGGCGAAGTCCCGTCTCGGCGGCGACGCCGGCGGTGAGGGCCGGGGCGACGGGGAGGCCGGGTGAGGGCCGGGGCGGCGGGCGAGGGGGACGGCCGGGCGGAAGGGCCGAGGCGACGGGAGGCCGGGTGAAGGCCGGGGCGGCAGGAAGGCCGGGTGAGGGCCGGAAGCGGGGGCGAGGCTGACGGGCCGGGCGCGCGCCGCCGGGCGGGTGCGTCGGCGCGCGCCCGCGCCCCGCATTCGGTACACCGGAGGCATGGGCCTGCTCAAGCACAGTGAACTCGCCGACCGGATCCTCGGCGGCTGGACGGGGCGGATCGCCGGGAACATGCTCGGCAAGCCCGTCGAGAGCGGTGACCACTGGACGTCCGAGCGGATCGACGCCTACCTGCGGCTGACCGACGCCCTGCCGCTCACCGACTATCTGCCCCCGCCGCCGGCCGCCGGAGCCGACGGCTTCGAGCTGCGGCCGGAGTGGCCGCAGTGCGTGCGCGGCCGGATCAACGGCAGCTGCCGGGACGACGACATCGACTACACGATCCTGGGGCTGCACCTGCTGGAGACCCGCGGCTTCGCCTTCACCACCGAGCAGGTGGGCGAGCACTGGCTGCTGCGGCTGCCCTATCTGCAGACCTTCACGGCGGAGCGGGTGGCCTACCGCAATCTGGCCAACGGCCTCAAGCCGCCGTTGACCGCCACGTACGACAATCCGTACCAGGAGTGGATCGGCGCGCTGATCAGGGCGGACGTCTACGGCTGGACCTCACCGGGCGACCCGCGCCGGGCGGCCTCGCTGGCCCGCCGGGACGCGGCGCTGTCGCACACGGGCAACGGGGTGTACGGGGCGATGTGGGCGGCGGCGCTGATCGCCGCCGCGTTCACCGCCCCGGACGTGCGCTCCGCGCTGCGGGCCGCCCTGGAGCGGATCCCGGCGAGCAGCCGGCTCGCCCGGACGGTACGGCACACGACGGCGCTGTACGAGGCGGGCGTCGGGTGGTCCGACGCGCTCGCCGAACTCGCGAAGGAGAACGGCTCCCTCGGCTGGATCCACACGGTGCCCAACGCGGCGGTGCTGACCGCCGGGCTCCTGTACGGGGAGGGCGACTTCACCCGCACGGTGACGCTGACGGTGCGCGGCGGCCTGGACACCGACTCCAACGGGGCGACGGCCGGTTCGGTCGCCGGGGTGCTGTGCGGCGCCGCGGCGATCCCGCCGCAGTGGTCGCAGCCGCTGCGGGACCGGGTGCGCAGCGCCGTCGCCGGCTTCGACCACGCGCGGATCAGCGAGCTGGCCGAGCGGACGGTCCGGCTGGCTACGCTGACGGGATGACGACCTCTGACTTCGCCACGTATCTGGCGGGCCTGCCCCGGGTCCTGGCCGGTGCGGCCGCCCTCTTCCGGGACGCGTCCGGCCGGGTGCTCATCGTCGAGCCGAACTACCGGGAGGGCTGGGCGCTGCCGGGCGGCACCATCGAGTCGGACGAGGGCGAGACGCCCCGCCAGGGCGCCCGCCGCGAGACGGCCGAGGAGATCGGCCTGGACGTCGAGCCGGGAGCGCTGCTCGCGGTGGACTGGTCGCACGGCCCCGGCCGCCCGCCGCTGGTGGCGTACCTGTACGACGGCGGGGTGCTGTCGGACGAGCAGCTGGCGTCGATCCGGCTCCAGGAGGAGGAGCTGGTCTCCTGGAAGCTGGTGCGCCCCGACGAGGTCCTCGCCCACCTGCCCGGCTCGCTCGGCCCCCGCGTCCTCGCCGCCCTCGACGTCCTGGAGCACGGCCGGGGCCCGGTGGAGCTGGAGAACGGCCGCGCCGCACGATGAACCGGGCCGCCGTGCGGCTCGTGGTGGCCGTGTGGGCGGCCGGCCTGCTGGTCGGCACGGTCACGCACACGGTCGACCTGCTCACCGAGGGGCCGTTCGCCCACCGGGACTTCGCGCCCGCCTGGCTCGACCTGTACTGGTCGTCGCTCGCGCTCGTCGACCCGCCGGCCGCGGTCCTGCTGCTGCGGGGCCGGCGGGCCGGCGTCGATCTGGTCCTGGCCGTCCTGGCGACGGACCTGACGGCCAACGCCTACGCCGTGTTCGTGCTGCTCGACGGCTCGCCCGCGGAGCGGGGCGGACTCGGACGGCTGCTCGCCTTCGGGCTGTTCGTCCTCGTCACCGCGCCGTGGGTGCGCCGGGCGTTCAGCCCTGCTGCGGCTCCTGCGGGATGAGGCCGCCGCGCACCGGCTCGTCGCGGGAGGCGGTGCGGGCCTCGGTGCGGTGGCCGCGGGCGATGTAGTCGCGGACGACCGCCTCGACGGCGTCCTGGGGGTTGCCGATGCCGGCGAGGACCATGACCTCGACGACGAGTTCGGCGTCGAGGGAGACGTTGACCTTGGCCATGCGGGCAACCTAGCACCGGGAAATCGCCTCGCGGGAGAGCTCGGGGACTGCCTACGCTCGCCACATGACGATGGTCGCGATCTTCACCGGTGCCGGCATCTCCACGGACTCGGGCATCCCCGACTACCGGGGGCCGAACGGGCTGTGGCGGCGTGACCCGGAGGCCGAGCGGCTCGTCACCTACGGGCCGTACATGGCCGACCCCGAGGTCCGCCGCCGCTCGTGGCGGATGCGGCTCGACAGCGAGGTCCTGAACGCCGGGCCGAACGCGGCGCACCATGCCATCGCCGCGTTCGAGCAGAGCAGCCACGCGCTGCGGGTGATCACCCAGAACGTGGACGGCCTGCACCAGGCCGCCGGGGTGCCGGAGCGCAAGGTGCTCGAACTGCACGGCTCGGCGCGGTCGGTGGTGTGCACGGCCTGCCGTGCCCGGTCGTCGATGGCCGAGGCGCTGGACCGGGTGCGGTCCGGCGAGGCCGACCCGGCCTGCCTCGGCTGCGGCGGCATCCTGAAGGCGGCGACCGTGATGTTCGGGCAGCGGCTCGACCCGGTGGTGCTCGGGCAGGCCATGTCGATCGCGAAGGCCGCGGAGGTCTTCATCGCGGTCGGCTCCAGCCTCCAGGTGCAGCCGGCCGCCTCCCTCGCGGGCATGGCCGCCGAGCAGGGCGCCCGGCTCGTCATCGTGAACGCCGAGCCCACCCCGTACGACCCGCTCGCGGACCAGGTCGTACGCGAGCCGATCGGCACGGCGCTGCCCGCGCTCCTGGAGACCCTGCGGTAGGAGCCGCGTCCCCTAGAACAGGGCGTCGGGGGACGCGCCCGACTCGAAGGCCAGCAGGCGCTTCTTGCGGTCGAGGCCGCCGCCGTAGCCGGTGAGGCTGCCGCTCGTCCCGATCACCCGGTGGCAGGGAACGACGATGCTGACCGGGTTCTTCCCGTTGGCGAGGCCGACCGCGCGGGAGGCGCCGGGGTTGCCGAGGGCCTCGGCG
It encodes:
- a CDS encoding DUF2191 domain-containing protein: MAKVNVSLDAELVVEVMVLAGIGNPQDAVEAVVRDYIARGHRTEARTASRDEPVRGGLIPQEPQQG
- a CDS encoding helix-turn-helix domain-containing protein, with the translated sequence MGRRRPRTGDDWKLLAQACTALLERLPELVDEHLRELHEYEPAYGRIVPYDQHWQEAHEAMRIGIEMISAPRDSPRRDLEHADEMGRRRAEQGMPLELVVHAYRHAGHLVWDALIEGAAARPGELRALTQAATMVWQAVDTQADTASEAYRATELELRRRTDEQLAALLDELLGDRPQAAEVVARAAAGLDLPEHGRYAVVVLRQDRREVPEPFHRRVRGAGVRFLWRMRAHCEIGVASLADGTDLDALSDLLQGRCPGPGGISPVVTGLAELGRARRLAELALRTCPPDSHEIVRLDRRMPGALVVSQPEMAGLLVHDVLGGLLELDPADRAVLLETLDVWLDCEGSAGRAAGRLYCHRNTVFNRLRRLEQLTSRSLSRPRDLTEMTLALDAFRLTSAG
- a CDS encoding BCCT family transporter, translated to MSTEPIDHLPGTGPRPAEGRPDTKVIGIGMAAVVAVVGWAALGGDSFDDASSSALDWVLSDFAWLFVTAADAFLVLCVVIALSRFGRIRLGADDSEPEFTNLAWIAMMFSAGMGIGLMFYGVGEPLQHYLDPPPATGVPPRSGAAARTALEYSFFHWTLTPWAIYGIAGLALAYAGFRKGRGNTLSAAFVPLMGERRARSWPGRTIDLLAVFATVFGTATSLGLGALQVAEGLNLTVGVEPSTTTELVIIVSLSAAFVLSAFSGLHKGVKWLSTLNIVLAAALMLFVFLLGPTVYVLDTVPASVGGYLHQLLPMASRTGAFSDRAWLGAWTIFYWAWWLSWAPFVGTFIARISRGRTVREFLVGVLLVPSGATVIWFCVMGGTAIRLDSTGAADLAGAVRDGAEASLFAMLDALPIGTVTSYVAMLLVMTYFVTSADSASLVMGSLTSRGALHPPTWLVVAWGVLMAAVAAVLLVAGGLNALQTATILVALPFVLVMLGLCWALLKELRADPGAGPSRHGAPHGVRDAVRAMVGDADTVRGASRHHRLRRAAKSRLGGDAGGEGRGDGEAG
- a CDS encoding glycerate kinase; the protein is MTDGAVTEVARVLVAADKFKGSLTAVQVAERVTAGLRRVVPELEVETLPVADGGDGTVAAAVAAGFERREVTVTGPVGEPVTAAFALRGTTAVVEMAEASGLQLLPAEDLAPLTATTYGSGELLRAALDAGATTIVFGVGGSATTDGGAGMLAALGARFLDASGEPVGPGGAALAELASADLSGVDPRFADVDLVLASDVDNPLTGPKGCAAVYGPQKGASPEDVETLDAALGHYARILEEAIGPKAAELAASPGAGGAGGIGYGALLIGASFRPGIELMLEVLGFAPALERATLVITGEGSLDEQTLHGKAPAGVAAAARAAGKEVVAVCGRLALPQESLGAAGIRRAYPLSDLEPDPAKSIPNAGPLLEEVSANIARDFLS
- a CDS encoding NUDIX hydrolase; protein product: MTTSDFATYLAGLPRVLAGAAALFRDASGRVLIVEPNYREGWALPGGTIESDEGETPRQGARRETAEEIGLDVEPGALLAVDWSHGPGRPPLVAYLYDGGVLSDEQLASIRLQEEELVSWKLVRPDEVLAHLPGSLGPRVLAALDVLEHGRGPVELENGRAAR
- a CDS encoding SIR2 family NAD-dependent protein deacylase; protein product: MTMVAIFTGAGISTDSGIPDYRGPNGLWRRDPEAERLVTYGPYMADPEVRRRSWRMRLDSEVLNAGPNAAHHAIAAFEQSSHALRVITQNVDGLHQAAGVPERKVLELHGSARSVVCTACRARSSMAEALDRVRSGEADPACLGCGGILKAATVMFGQRLDPVVLGQAMSIAKAAEVFIAVGSSLQVQPAASLAGMAAEQGARLVIVNAEPTPYDPLADQVVREPIGTALPALLETLR
- a CDS encoding ADP-ribosylglycohydrolase family protein, translated to MGLLKHSELADRILGGWTGRIAGNMLGKPVESGDHWTSERIDAYLRLTDALPLTDYLPPPPAAGADGFELRPEWPQCVRGRINGSCRDDDIDYTILGLHLLETRGFAFTTEQVGEHWLLRLPYLQTFTAERVAYRNLANGLKPPLTATYDNPYQEWIGALIRADVYGWTSPGDPRRAASLARRDAALSHTGNGVYGAMWAAALIAAAFTAPDVRSALRAALERIPASSRLARTVRHTTALYEAGVGWSDALAELAKENGSLGWIHTVPNAAVLTAGLLYGEGDFTRTVTLTVRGGLDTDSNGATAGSVAGVLCGAAAIPPQWSQPLRDRVRSAVAGFDHARISELAERTVRLATLTG